The nucleotide window CTGCTGGGCCCCGAGCGGCGCTACGACGCCGGCTAACAGTGCGAGCGCCGCGAACGGCCGGAGTAAGCTCGAGGGCAACATCGCGATTCTCGTTCTCGGGTCCATATCAGAAGCTCACCTTGATGCCCAGCGTGATGCCGCGGCGATCATGGAACATCTCCGGCCGGTCCAGGAAGCTGGAGAAGGCCGAGGCGCCGCCCACGAAGAAGGTGGCGCCGGGGCTGCCGTTCTGGAATCCGCTCACGGCGCCGCGCTCCCAGGAGACAGTGCCCGCGTCACAACGCCCGCTGGTCGGGTAAACGATGGCGCAGGTCTTGAAGTCAAAGAGGTTGTTGACGCGCAGGAACCCCACGTAACGTAGGTTGGCCAGCCGCAGCACCTTCTCGAGGTACAGATCGATCCAGTAGATGGCGGGCGCGGTCCCCGAGTTGCGCTCGCCCCGGTCGGCGTCTCCGATCACGTTGGATGACACGCGCCGCACGAACTGCGGGGTATAGGCAAAGCCGCTCTGGTAGCGCCCGGTCAGCGTGGCCTTGGCGTTGCGCAGCAGCCCGCCCAGCGGGAGGGCGAGCGGAGCGTCGCCGCCGGCGAAGCGCAGCGTAGCCGTGACCACGTGTGGCACATCGATCTCGGAGCGGATCTCCCTGAACGAGGGTGGATCGCCCTCATAGAGCTTCTGCACTTCGAGGTCGGGCGGCGCCGCGTTGGTCCAGGCCTGAGCGAAGGAGTAGCTCATATCGAACCCCCAGTGATTGGCGAGCCCGCGCTTGAGCCCCAGCTCGATGCCGCGCACGGTCTGGTAATCCGTGTTGAGCAGCACGTAGTAGGCGGGCGATGTGCTGCCGTAGGTCTCGCCCGGGTCGTTGATGGGCGCACCGTCCGGGAGCACGCCGCCGCGGCGGCTGCCCGTCAGCCCCGTCTGATCCTTGCTGAAGGCGACCACCGACAGGCCGTAGTTTTCGAACAGCTCGGCCAGCAGCCCGATCTCGTAGCTGGTGGTGCGCTCGGACTCGAGCCCCGGGTTGCCCACCAGCGGGTAGAGCGCCAGGTTGCGACAGGTGCCCAGCCCCTGGCAGAGCGGCCGGAGGTCAGGCCCGAGCGGCGTCCCCTCGACTCCGTCGCCGGGCAGGATGGTGTCGGTCTGGATGGTAGTGCCGCCACGTCGCACCGTCACGCGCACGGGGCTGATTACGGTGTCGGAAGCGACGCGCCCGATGCCCGTGCGCTGCAGCAGGTTGTGGTACAGTGGGTTCTGGCTGAAGCGGCCGTAGTTGGCGAACATCCTCACGCTTTCCGTGACCGGGAAGGAGAGGCCGATCCGCGGCGAGATCTCGGTCCGCCCCGGCGCCTCCTGGAAGTCGTCGCGGAACGCCACGGCGCGCGCACTGTCCATCAGGAAATCGTTGCCCAGCTCATCCACGGCCAGCGAGCAGGCGCTGATCCCGCGGAAAGTCTGCCCGCCCGGCGCCTTCCACTCGAAGGGCGTGGTCTGCCCGAGCGAGGCCGCCAGCCCCTCGCACACCTCGAAAGCCGTAGTGCCATTGGTGGGGTCCAGCGGATCGGTGAAGTAGAAGCCCGGCACGTCGAAGTGGTCCAGCCGGAACCCGAGGTTCACAGTCAGGAAGTCGTACTCGATCCGGTCCTGCAGATACATGGCGAAATCCCACGGCTTGGCCGTGTAGTCGTAGGTCAGGATCTCGTCGTCATCAAAGGGCCGGCCGCCGTTCCGCGCCTCGTGCAGCGCGAAGTCATGCCGCTGGTAGAAGACGCCGGCCCTCAGGTTGTGGTGATCCGTGACCTGCGACTGCAGGTCGGCGCGCAGCACCGTAGTCTCCATGGTGTCGCTGCCGAAGAAGTTCTCCGTTCCGGTAGCCGGCGGCACGTGCGGCGCGCGCGGCGCCCGCCGCGTCTGCCGGGGCACAATGAAGCCGGCGCCCACGGTGGTGTAGTTGCGGATGTCATCGCCCAGGCACACGCCCGCCAGCCAGTTGCAGGAGAGGCGGTCCTGATCGAGGCGGCCGGCGGTTACGGTGTAGGCGGTGTTTCCGAGGGTGTGGTCCCAGCGTCCCCAGAGCATGGAGCGGCGGCGGTCCACGGCGTTGTAGACGGTGTAGGGCAGCACGCGCAGGAAGCTGCCTTCCAGCAGGTCCTCCATACGGGTGGGGTCCACGCCCTGTCGGAAAATGCGGTTGCACCAGTCCACCTGGTCCGGGTAGCGTTGGCTGCACACCGCGAGGAAGTCCTGGTCCACCACGGAGAAGGCGCGGTTGAAGGGTTTGCGCTGGGCCTCGTAGTAGACCCCGCCCACGTTCAGCTTGGCGGCCGGTGTGAGATAGTAAGTGAGCTTGCCATACAGGTCGCGTTTGGTGCTGAACCCCACACTCTGCCAGCCGGGAATCAGGTCGGTGAAGTAGGGGGTGCGCCCCAGTTCATCGGGTGTCCGCTCGGTGGGGGTGAAGATCTTGTCATCGAACTCGAGCACGCGGTCCGCGCCTGTGCTCTGCCGCCCGGACAGCAGGTAGCGGAGCTTGGCGCCCGTGCCCGGCACGGGACCCGAGACGTAGCCCTCGTACTGGTCGAAGTTGCGCACATCGTCCGGCGCACTGCCCAGCGCGCCGGCAAAGCCGGAGGTCTGGTAGCCCAGCGCGCCGTGCAGCTCTTCTGTGCCCTCCTTGGTGGCGATGTTGATAATGCCGGAGAGCGCGTTTCCGTACTGCGCCTCGAATCCGCCCTTCACCAGATCAAGCTGCTGGATGGCGAAGTTGGTGAGGTCAAAGGACGGCCCGCCGAAGAGCACGTTGTTCACAGGAATGCCATCAATCTGCGTCAGCGTCTCGCCGTAACGGCCGCCGCGGATGCGGATGGGCGAGATGCCACGATGCGAGTCATTGAACGAGATGATGTCGCTGTTCTCATCGCCCACGGGCAGGAACCCGGACTGCAGGCGGAGCACGCCGGCCAGGTCGGTCACGGGGAGAGATGCGATCTGCTCGGCCACCAGGGCCGTGCCGCTCCCCGTCGCCTGGGTCTCGATGAGCGGCACGCGCTGCGCCTCGACCACGACCTCCTGCACGGCCACGGCCTGGCTGGGCAGCGCGAAGTCAACCGCTCGCGTCACGTCGATCGCCACCTGGACGTTCTCGCGCCGCACCGTGGCGAAGCCGATGAGCTGGGCCGTGACGGTGTAGAGCCCCGGGGGGATATTGATGATGAAGTAGCGGCCGTTCTCCTGGGTCAACGCCCCGCGACCGGTGCCCTCGACATAAACCTGCACGCCCGCCAGCGGCGTGCCGGTCTGCTGGTCCGTCACCAGCCCTGTGATCTTGCCCGTTTGCGCGTGTGTTGGCCTGGCGAAGGCGAGCAGGGTGACGGCCAGCCCGCAGAGGCAGGCGCATCTCAGCATGGGGGCGTGCATCTGGACTCCTCCGATAGATGTGTCGGCAGTGGCATGCACGGATCTCCGGAGACGCAGCGAAGCTTTGCCCGGACGCCCGGGGGATGGAAATCCCACGACCTCTGTGTTTTTCGACGGGAGGTGCTGCAGTGTAGCTGGGCGCCATGTTAAGGCGCCCCCAGGAGGCTGTCAATATCCCTTACGCGACGCGGGCGGGCTCCGCTCGATCCGGACATCGGGAATCGCTTGCTGGCAAGGGCGGCGTCGAGCATGGACAGCGCGCCGCGGCACATGCCGGGGCGGCCGGCGGGCAGATTCGAGACAAGAGGCCCCGGGCGGATTTGAACCGCCGAATCGAGGTTTTGCAGACCTCTGCCTTACCACTTGGCTACGGGGCCGGCCACGACACTGGGCGTGCGGGGCAGTTGCGGAGAGCGGGAAACGGGACTCGAACCCGCGACCTTCTGCATGGCAAGCAGACGCTCTACCAACTGAGCTATTCCCGCAGGTGCGTCAATTTTAGCGGAAAATCGGGGCATGGTCAAGCTGCGGCGTCGCCCAGCGCGGCGCGGTAGACTTGCTCGTAGCGGGCAGCGGAGCGGGTCCAGGAGTGGTCGAGCCGCATGCAGCGCCGTCGCAGCTCGTCCCAATCGGGGCCGCGCCACGCCGTGCGGGCACGCGCCGCCGCCTGGACGAGCGCGTCCGCGGTGGCCGGGCCGAAGGTGAAGCCGGTCACGCCGTCCTCGACCGTATCGGCCAATCCGCCGGTGCGCCGGACGACGGGGGGCAGGCCGTAGCGCTGGGCGATCATCTGGCCCAGGCCACACGGCTCGAAGAGCGAGGGCATGAGGAAGAAGTCGCCCCCGGCGTAGAGGCGGCGGGCGAGGGCGTCGTCGAAGCGGAAGATGGCGGCAACGCGGCGTGGGTGTTCGGCGGCCGCCCGGGACAGCGCCTCCTCGTATGCCGCGTCGCCCTCACCCAGCACGGCCAGGCGCGCGCCATCGCGCAGCAGCCGGGGCAAGGCGGCGACCACCAGGTCGAGCCCCTTCTGATGCGTCAGCCGTGTGACCATCACGAAGAGGGGCCCCCGGCCATCCAGCCCCAGCTCGTGGAGCAGCGCCTCCCGGTTCGACGCTCTCCGCTGCACGTGCTCGGCATCGAAACGTGCGGGCACGGACTCGTCGGCCGCGGGGTCCCAGGTTGCGGGATCAATTCCATTCAGGATCCCGACCAGCATGCGCCGGCGGAAGCGCAGCAGCCCGTCCATGCCCGCGCCGTACTCCGGCGTCTGGATCTCGCGCGCGTACGTGGGCGATACCGCTATCAGGCGATCGCTCAGGGCCAGGCCGCCCTTCAGGAAAGAGGCGGAGCCGAAGAACTCCAGGCCGTTTTCCGTGCGGAACAGGTCGCCCGGGATGCCGATCTCCTCGAGCAGCGCGGACGGGAAATTCCCCTGGAACGCCAGGTTATGGATATTGAAGATGGTGGCCGCTTCCATGCCATCCAGCAGCCCGTAGACCGGAACGAGCCCCGTCTGCCAGTCGTTCAGGTGGACGATGTCGGCGCCCCAGGCGCGGGCGTGCTGCACGATGGCGCGGCAAAAGAGGGCGAAGCGGCGGCCATGGGCGAGGGGGTCGGCACGAGTCGGCTGGTAGACATCTTCCACGTCGAAGG belongs to Gemmatimonadota bacterium and includes:
- a CDS encoding TonB-dependent receptor; translated protein: MLRCACLCGLAVTLLAFARPTHAQTGKITGLVTDQQTGTPLAGVQVYVEGTGRGALTQENGRYFIINIPPGLYTVTAQLIGFATVRRENVQVAIDVTRAVDFALPSQAVAVQEVVVEAQRVPLIETQATGSGTALVAEQIASLPVTDLAGVLRLQSGFLPVGDENSDIISFNDSHRGISPIRIRGGRYGETLTQIDGIPVNNVLFGGPSFDLTNFAIQQLDLVKGGFEAQYGNALSGIINIATKEGTEELHGALGYQTSGFAGALGSAPDDVRNFDQYEGYVSGPVPGTGAKLRYLLSGRQSTGADRVLEFDDKIFTPTERTPDELGRTPYFTDLIPGWQSVGFSTKRDLYGKLTYYLTPAAKLNVGGVYYEAQRKPFNRAFSVVDQDFLAVCSQRYPDQVDWCNRIFRQGVDPTRMEDLLEGSFLRVLPYTVYNAVDRRRSMLWGRWDHTLGNTAYTVTAGRLDQDRLSCNWLAGVCLGDDIRNYTTVGAGFIVPRQTRRAPRAPHVPPATGTENFFGSDTMETTVLRADLQSQVTDHHNLRAGVFYQRHDFALHEARNGGRPFDDDEILTYDYTAKPWDFAMYLQDRIEYDFLTVNLGFRLDHFDVPGFYFTDPLDPTNGTTAFEVCEGLAASLGQTTPFEWKAPGGQTFRGISACSLAVDELGNDFLMDSARAVAFRDDFQEAPGRTEISPRIGLSFPVTESVRMFANYGRFSQNPLYHNLLQRTGIGRVASDTVISPVRVTVRRGGTTIQTDTILPGDGVEGTPLGPDLRPLCQGLGTCRNLALYPLVGNPGLESERTTSYEIGLLAELFENYGLSVVAFSKDQTGLTGSRRGGVLPDGAPINDPGETYGSTSPAYYVLLNTDYQTVRGIELGLKRGLANHWGFDMSYSFAQAWTNAAPPDLEVQKLYEGDPPSFREIRSEIDVPHVVTATLRFAGGDAPLALPLGGLLRNAKATLTGRYQSGFAYTPQFVRRVSSNVIGDADRGERNSGTAPAIYWIDLYLEKVLRLANLRYVGFLRVNNLFDFKTCAIVYPTSGRCDAGTVSWERGAVSGFQNGSPGATFFVGGASAFSSFLDRPEMFHDRRGITLGIKVSF
- a CDS encoding glycogen synthase; the encoded protein is MRILFATPEAAPYWKSGGLAEVARALPDALAARGHEVRIIHPLYRTVRTRPPELAPAGAARLPWPGRGVRVRYFEHRPPGGVPAIFVEHWRSFDVEDVYQPTRADPLAHGRRFALFCRAIVQHARAWGADIVHLNDWQTGLVPVYGLLDGMEAATIFNIHNLAFQGNFPSALLEEIGIPGDLFRTENGLEFFGSASFLKGGLALSDRLIAVSPTYAREIQTPEYGAGMDGLLRFRRRMLVGILNGIDPATWDPAADESVPARFDAEHVQRRASNREALLHELGLDGRGPLFVMVTRLTHQKGLDLVVAALPRLLRDGARLAVLGEGDAAYEEALSRAAAEHPRRVAAIFRFDDALARRLYAGGDFFLMPSLFEPCGLGQMIAQRYGLPPVVRRTGGLADTVEDGVTGFTFGPATADALVQAAARARTAWRGPDWDELRRRCMRLDHSWTRSAARYEQVYRAALGDAAA